In a single window of the Gossypium hirsutum isolate 1008001.06 chromosome D02, Gossypium_hirsutum_v2.1, whole genome shotgun sequence genome:
- the LOC107908121 gene encoding protein FEZ-like (The RefSeq protein has 3 substitutions, 1 non-frameshifting indel compared to this genomic sequence), translated as MDERVSDSDKMEEIMLPGFRFHPTDEELVGFYLKRKIQQRPLSVELIKQLDIYKYDPWDLPKLATTGEKEWYFYCPRDRKYRNSARPNRVTGAGFWKATGTDRPIYSSEGSKCIGLKKSLVFYKGRAAKGVKTDWMMHEFRLPSLTDSAATPPKRFLDKCLPANDSWAICRIFKKTNSTAQRALCHSWVSPIPETSSISDMLRGSDTPQLSSDNISLTPKTSSSPVQFNLISNTDLLQASSAAFSPLDFVPYKPLSQMAPQLPISNGDLTSLIFAPLDQTPSPAKSAVDVTSVLLNMSSSMLGEYDSTVHFHGGSQDHCNGFSSGTLPHGIQGNMVINNEDHENALLKNLNVTHVDDQWDGIRSIGFPFSLPLPMSVADAWKPSMP; from the exons ATGGATGAGAGAGTAAGTGATAGTGATAAAATGGAAGAAATCATGCTTCCTGGGTTCAGGTTTCATCCAACAGATGAAGAGCTTGTTGGGTTTTATCTGAAAAGAAAGATTCAGCAGCGCCCTCTCTCAGTAGAGCTGATTAAGCAACTAGACATCTATAAATATGATCCATGGGATCTTCCAA AACTGGCAACCACTGGAGAGAAAGAGTGGTATTTCTACTGCCCCAGGGACAGAAAGTACAGAAATAGTGCAAGGCCAAACCGAGTCACTGGAGCTGGATTTTGGAAAGCCACAGGAACTGACCGCCCCATCTATTCCTCAGAAGGCAGCAAGTGCATTGGGTTGAAGAAATCTCTTGTGTTCTACAAAGGTAGAGCAGCCAAAGGGGTGAAAACTGACTGGATGATGCATGAGTTTAGGTTACCTTCTCTCACTGACTCCGCGGCTACGCCACCAAAGAGATTCCTCGACAAATGCCTTCCTGCCAAT GACTCATGGGCGATATGCAGGATATTCAAGAAAACTAACTCCACAGCTCAAAGAGCTCTTTGTCATTCGTGGGTTTCTCCAATACCTGAAACATCATCAATATCAGATATGCTTAGTAGAGGTTCAGATACTCCTCAACTTTCTTCAGACAACATATCCTTGACGCCCAAAACCAGTTCATCACCAGTCCAGTTTAACCTTATCAGTAACACTGACCTACTACAGGCATCTTCTGCTGCATTTTCTCCTTTAGACTTTGTCCCTTACAAGCCCCTCTCCCAGATGGCTCCTCAACTTCCCATCTCCAATGGAGACCTAACCAGCCTCATTTTTGCACCTCTTGATCAAACCCCATCACCTGCAAAATCCGCAGTTGATGTTACTTCCGTGTTGCTTAACATGTCATCTTCCATGCTTGGAGAATACGATAGTACTGTGCACTTCCATGGCGGATCGCAAGATCATTGCAAAGGCTTCTCTTCAGGGACATTGCCCCACGGGATGCAAGGGAACATGGTGATCAATAATGAAGATCATGAAAATGCACTACTTAAAAACCTGAATGTCACCCATGTTGATGATCAGTGGGATGGTATTAGATCCATTGGATTTCCTTTCAGTTTGCCTTTACCCATGAGTGTGGCGGATGCTTGGAAGCCAAGCATTCCTTGA